A stretch of Acidobacteriota bacterium DNA encodes these proteins:
- a CDS encoding efflux RND transporter permease subunit, with protein sequence MNPARVADHHARAVLLLTIFAAAAGAFALSTLPSGIYPTLEFPRILVIAHNDSAPPRSMMLTVTRPLEQAVMEVPGVRRVRSRTFRGATEISANFQTGTDMVVALQQLQGRVDEARAGLPADVDLTVERLTPAAFPMYSLNLTGGLPIADLRDYAFYVIRPELARVAGVGRVEVLASDTREAEVVVDPVKLFSAGLTVQDVSAALRSANRLSPVGRYPEGGRQHLVLVSGLWDSIDQIATTPIATRQGATLRVSDVASVFPGAPDRTLLVTGNGADAAIVSVSQQVGASILAVRDGIESAVASLSRTLPSGLKVSKVYDLAEFVAAAIASVRDAILIGSVLAVVVLILFLRDWRMTLIAAITLPLTVLSTFLFMSFFGQTINLMSMGGLAVAIGLVIDDAVVIVENIHRKLGHRDAMRAVEAATGELVAPVVGSTLTTVVVMLPLGLLGGVAGQFFRSLSFTLSTAVLISLVLALTLIPLLSIFAYRKESQIHRKLAKSGRLETTYARALGAAMRHPALAFGSMIALAALAAGLYAVVPSGFLPEMDEGGFVIDYLTPPGTALEETDRLVRKVEAIVSAVPEVASFSRRTGSELGLFATQQNKGDILVRLKPRSERSKSADEVIAEVRPKAIEAAPGAEIEFAQLLQDMIGDLEGAPTPIEVKIFGDDPETLSKLAEEAEPILRTVDGVVDIVGPHRGNPELSFDIDTVAAGRAGLSVDAISSQLSAAWLGDMATDLRLLDRTIPVRVRYPDADRFDPARLGNTPIRGEGGRVVPVSALARVVASDGQSALTRENLRQMGLVTARLEGRDLGSAVAELQARLQSMKLPVGYSLEVGGQYASQRAAFKELVTVFGVAAFLVLTILVIQFRAFVPAVLILAAAPLSFGGAFLLLWAFGAELNVSAAMGLILLVGLVVKNGIVMIDYAHRLHAGHGGSPGRPMREAIAEAARVRLRPILMTTFCTLFGLLPLALGLGSGAELQKPLALAVIGGLGLSTLVTLLAVPSMYAAMRREGTPPALPT encoded by the coding sequence ATGAACCCGGCGCGCGTCGCGGACCATCACGCCCGCGCGGTCCTCCTCCTGACGATTTTCGCCGCCGCGGCGGGAGCGTTCGCCCTCTCCACGCTGCCGAGCGGCATCTACCCGACCCTGGAGTTCCCCCGCATCCTCGTCATCGCGCACAACGACAGCGCCCCTCCCCGCTCGATGATGCTCACGGTGACGCGCCCGCTCGAGCAGGCGGTGATGGAGGTGCCGGGGGTGCGGCGCGTCCGCTCGAGGACCTTCCGGGGGGCGACCGAGATCTCGGCGAATTTCCAGACGGGCACCGACATGGTCGTGGCCCTCCAGCAGCTCCAGGGGCGCGTCGATGAGGCGCGCGCGGGGCTGCCGGCGGACGTCGATCTCACCGTCGAGCGCCTCACGCCGGCCGCCTTCCCGATGTACAGCCTCAACCTCACCGGCGGCCTCCCCATCGCGGACCTGAGGGACTACGCCTTCTACGTCATCCGCCCGGAGCTGGCGCGCGTCGCCGGCGTGGGCCGCGTCGAGGTCCTCGCGAGCGACACGCGCGAGGCCGAGGTCGTCGTCGATCCGGTCAAGCTCTTCTCGGCCGGGCTCACGGTGCAGGACGTGAGCGCCGCCCTCCGCTCGGCCAACAGGCTCTCGCCGGTCGGCCGCTATCCCGAAGGGGGGAGGCAGCACCTCGTCCTCGTCTCCGGCCTCTGGGACTCCATCGATCAGATCGCGACGACGCCGATCGCCACCCGGCAGGGAGCCACGCTCCGGGTCTCGGACGTGGCGAGCGTTTTCCCCGGCGCGCCGGACCGCACGCTCCTCGTCACCGGCAACGGCGCGGACGCGGCCATCGTCAGCGTGTCGCAGCAGGTCGGGGCGAGCATCCTCGCGGTGCGCGACGGGATCGAGTCGGCCGTCGCCTCGCTCAGCCGGACGCTCCCCTCCGGGCTCAAGGTCTCGAAGGTCTACGATCTCGCCGAGTTCGTCGCGGCGGCGATCGCGAGCGTGCGGGACGCCATCCTGATCGGCTCCGTTCTCGCCGTCGTCGTCCTCATCCTGTTCCTGCGCGACTGGCGGATGACCCTCATCGCCGCGATCACGCTCCCGCTCACGGTCCTCTCGACCTTTCTCTTCATGAGCTTCTTCGGCCAGACGATCAACCTCATGTCGATGGGAGGGCTCGCCGTCGCCATCGGGCTCGTCATCGACGACGCCGTCGTGATCGTCGAGAACATCCACCGGAAGCTCGGGCACCGGGACGCCATGCGCGCCGTCGAGGCGGCCACGGGGGAGCTCGTGGCCCCGGTCGTCGGATCGACGCTGACGACGGTGGTCGTGATGCTCCCTCTGGGCCTCCTCGGGGGCGTCGCGGGGCAGTTCTTCCGATCGCTCTCCTTCACCCTCTCGACCGCGGTCCTCATCTCGCTCGTCCTCGCGCTCACCCTCATCCCTCTCCTGAGCATCTTCGCGTACCGGAAGGAGTCGCAGATCCACCGCAAGCTGGCGAAGTCCGGGCGGCTGGAGACGACGTACGCGCGGGCGCTCGGAGCCGCGATGCGGCACCCCGCCCTCGCCTTCGGCTCGATGATCGCCCTCGCGGCGCTCGCGGCGGGGCTCTACGCCGTCGTCCCGTCGGGGTTCCTTCCCGAGATGGACGAAGGGGGGTTCGTCATCGACTACCTGACGCCGCCCGGCACCGCCCTCGAGGAGACGGACCGGCTCGTCCGCAAGGTCGAGGCGATCGTCTCGGCCGTTCCCGAGGTCGCCTCGTTCTCGCGGCGCACCGGGTCCGAGCTGGGCCTCTTCGCGACGCAGCAGAACAAGGGGGACATCCTGGTCCGGCTGAAGCCGCGCTCCGAGCGATCGAAGAGCGCCGACGAGGTGATTGCCGAGGTGAGGCCGAAGGCGATCGAGGCGGCCCCCGGCGCCGAGATCGAGTTCGCGCAGCTCCTCCAGGACATGATCGGCGATCTCGAGGGGGCGCCGACGCCGATCGAGGTCAAGATTTTCGGCGACGACCCCGAAACCCTCTCGAAGCTCGCGGAGGAAGCGGAGCCCATCCTGAGGACCGTGGACGGCGTCGTGGACATCGTCGGACCCCATCGCGGCAACCCCGAGCTCTCCTTCGACATCGACACCGTCGCCGCCGGGCGGGCGGGGCTCTCCGTGGACGCGATCTCGAGCCAGCTCTCCGCCGCGTGGCTCGGGGACATGGCGACCGACCTCAGGCTCCTCGATCGGACCATCCCGGTGAGGGTCCGGTATCCCGACGCCGATCGCTTCGATCCCGCGCGGCTCGGGAACACGCCGATCCGGGGCGAGGGGGGGCGCGTCGTCCCCGTCTCCGCCCTCGCCCGCGTGGTCGCGAGCGACGGGCAGAGCGCGCTGACGCGCGAAAACTTGAGGCAGATGGGGCTCGTCACGGCGCGGCTCGAAGGACGGGACCTCGGGAGCGCCGTGGCCGAGCTCCAGGCGCGCCTCCAGAGTATGAAGCTCCCGGTGGGATACTCGCTCGAGGTGGGAGGGCAGTACGCCTCGCAGCGCGCGGCGTTCAAGGAGCTGGTCACGGTCTTCGGCGTCGCGGCCTTTCTCGTCCTCACGATCCTGGTCATCCAGTTCCGCGCCTTCGTCCCGGCCGTGCTGATCCTCGCGGCCGCGCCCCTCTCCTTCGGCGGGGCGTTCCTCCTCCTGTGGGCGTTCGGCGCCGAGCTGAACGTGTCGGCGGCGATGGGGCTCATCCTCCTGGTCGGCCTCGTCGTGAAGAACGGCATCGTGATGATCGACTACGCGCACCGCCTCCATGCGGGCCACGGGGGCTCCCCCGGCCGTCCCATGCGCGAGGCGATCGCGGAGGCGGCGCGCGTGAGGCTCCGCCCGATCCTCATGACGACCTTCTGCACCCTCTTCGGCCTCCTCCCCCTCGCCCTCGGCCTCGGCTCGGGGGCCGAGCTGCAGAAGCCGCTGGCCCTCGCCGTCATCGGCGGCCTGGGGCTCTCCACGCTCGTCACGCTCCTCGCCGTGCCGTCGATGTACGCGGCGATGAGGAGGGAAGGGACGCCGCCGGCCTTGCCAACTTGA
- a CDS encoding efflux RND transporter periplasmic adaptor subunit, with product MTLSASVNMPRAAFTLALLLGTAACAEPKEEIETSESVPVAVQQVRRGTIKATVWATGIVKPAPDAEMIVTAPQSARIAEIPKAEGESVRRGDLLVRFEIPSLHADQEARASDRARARARLENAQAAATRVAGLFARGIAAGKEVEDAERELAEAKAAVSEAEGGVTAAGLLGQRETVTARFDGLIAARFHNPGDLVEPGSGDPILRVIDPRRLQVEASVPLSVLAKVAVRDPVVIRGPEEGGGVAGVVTGRAAAVEPLSATARIRVAFTSPTALPAGTPVQIEIETDAHEGALLVPIAALVREKEESFLYVVDRGGHAHRKTVGVGIVALADAEILSGVAEGDAVIVQGQQALPDGAAVSVEAR from the coding sequence ATGACGCTCTCAGCGTCAGTGAACATGCCGCGCGCCGCGTTCACCCTCGCGCTGCTTCTCGGAACCGCCGCCTGCGCGGAGCCGAAGGAGGAGATCGAGACTTCCGAGAGCGTCCCCGTCGCGGTGCAGCAGGTCCGGCGAGGGACGATCAAGGCCACCGTCTGGGCGACGGGGATCGTGAAGCCGGCCCCCGACGCCGAGATGATCGTGACGGCACCGCAGTCGGCGCGGATCGCCGAGATCCCGAAGGCCGAAGGGGAGTCGGTGCGCCGCGGGGATCTGCTCGTCAGATTCGAGATCCCGTCGCTCCACGCGGACCAGGAGGCGCGGGCCTCGGACCGCGCGCGCGCCCGCGCCCGCCTCGAGAACGCGCAGGCGGCCGCCACGCGCGTGGCCGGCCTGTTCGCCCGCGGCATCGCGGCGGGGAAGGAGGTCGAGGACGCCGAGCGCGAGCTGGCCGAGGCGAAGGCCGCCGTCTCCGAGGCCGAAGGCGGCGTGACGGCCGCGGGACTTCTCGGGCAGCGCGAGACGGTGACGGCGCGCTTCGACGGCCTCATCGCCGCGCGCTTCCACAATCCCGGAGATCTCGTCGAGCCAGGCTCCGGGGATCCGATCCTTCGCGTCATCGACCCGCGGCGCCTCCAGGTCGAGGCCTCCGTCCCCCTCAGCGTCCTCGCGAAGGTCGCCGTGCGTGACCCGGTGGTCATCCGCGGGCCCGAGGAGGGAGGGGGCGTGGCGGGGGTGGTGACGGGCCGCGCCGCCGCCGTGGAGCCGCTGTCGGCCACGGCGCGGATTCGCGTCGCCTTCACGAGCCCGACGGCGCTGCCGGCCGGCACCCCCGTCCAGATCGAAATTGAGACGGACGCGCACGAGGGCGCCCTGCTCGTCCCGATCGCGGCCCTCGTCCGCGAGAAGGAGGAGAGTTTCCTCTACGTCGTCGACAGGGGGGGGCACGCCCACCGCAAGACGGTCGGGGTCGGCATCGTCGCGCTCGCCGACGCCGAGATCCTCTCGGGCGTGGCCGAGGGGGATGCGGTCATCGTCCAGGGACAGCAGGCGCTCCCCGACGGCGCCGCCGTCTCCGTCGAGGCGCGATGA
- a CDS encoding TolC family protein, producing the protein MTATRAAVLLLSACAAFADAPAPDTAPLTLDQAMEIALAHNPTLAAARLSGATAAAQIGVASERPNPALTIEEDRETPKDSLTLSFPVEVAGKRGKRVDVAEAGRRSADAAVAAAIADTRVAVRRAFYGLAAAERRAEELQAIRDLAARTSAAAKDRFESGAAPRLDLLQAELAGGDAQNGLREARARIAAAGADLNTVLGRTPGEPVSVATGLDAAEQISADTATSIALASSAELAIANGRVEEARARVTLARAQRIPDPVLDAAVTHRGEPDFDWGWRAAVSFELPLFTTHRALVAAESAALSQAMAERDALDARIRGDVFSAQAVAAASREQYMTFRDEMLPRVAEVEKMAEDSYRSGQTGLVAMLQALQTARDLRLRAVQAGLDYQLAVADLERAMGAPLP; encoded by the coding sequence GTGACGGCAACGCGCGCCGCGGTCCTTCTTCTCTCGGCGTGCGCCGCCTTCGCCGACGCGCCGGCCCCCGACACCGCGCCCCTCACCCTCGATCAGGCGATGGAGATCGCCCTCGCGCACAACCCGACCCTCGCCGCCGCGCGCTTGTCGGGGGCGACGGCGGCCGCGCAGATCGGCGTCGCGAGCGAGCGGCCGAACCCGGCGCTGACGATCGAGGAGGACAGGGAGACCCCTAAGGATTCGCTCACGCTGTCGTTCCCGGTGGAGGTCGCGGGGAAGCGCGGGAAGCGCGTCGACGTCGCCGAGGCGGGGCGCAGGAGCGCCGACGCGGCCGTCGCCGCGGCGATCGCCGACACGCGCGTCGCCGTGAGGCGCGCCTTCTACGGCCTCGCCGCGGCGGAGCGACGAGCCGAAGAGCTCCAGGCGATCCGGGACCTCGCCGCGCGCACCTCGGCCGCCGCCAAGGATCGCTTCGAGTCGGGGGCCGCCCCGAGGCTCGACCTCCTGCAGGCCGAGCTCGCCGGCGGCGACGCGCAGAACGGCCTTCGCGAGGCGCGCGCGCGGATCGCCGCCGCGGGGGCCGATCTGAACACGGTCCTCGGCCGGACTCCGGGAGAGCCGGTGTCGGTGGCGACCGGGCTCGACGCGGCCGAGCAGATCTCCGCCGACACGGCGACCTCGATCGCCCTCGCCTCGAGCGCCGAGCTGGCCATCGCGAACGGCCGCGTCGAGGAGGCCCGCGCGCGCGTGACACTCGCGAGGGCGCAGAGGATCCCCGACCCCGTCCTCGACGCCGCCGTGACGCACCGCGGAGAGCCCGACTTCGACTGGGGATGGCGCGCGGCCGTCTCGTTCGAGCTCCCCCTCTTCACGACGCACCGCGCCCTCGTGGCGGCCGAGTCGGCGGCGCTCTCGCAGGCGATGGCGGAGCGCGATGCCCTCGACGCGCGGATTCGAGGGGATGTCTTCTCGGCGCAGGCCGTGGCCGCGGCGTCGAGGGAGCAGTACATGACCTTCCGGGATGAGATGCTGCCGCGCGTGGCGGAGGTGGAGAAGATGGCCGAGGACTCGTACCGCTCGGGGCAGACGGGACTCGTCGCGATGCTGCAGGCGCTCCAGACGGCGCGCGATCTGAGGCTCCGGGCCGTCCAGGCCGGCCTCGACTACCAGCTCGCCGTCGCGGATCTCGAGCGGGCGATGGGAGCGCCGCTGCCATGA
- a CDS encoding DUF1801 domain-containing protein: MMKGRPVARTIDEYLAGVPGDARAALEKIRRTIRAAAPKATEVISYQMPAFRDTRLLVAFAAFKNHCSLFPMSMAAMAAHKAELARFETAKGTIRFTVDKPLPASLVRKIVKARVAENAAKDVGRRLF, translated from the coding sequence ATGATGAAGGGGCGCCCCGTCGCGCGGACCATCGACGAGTACCTCGCCGGAGTCCCGGGCGACGCGCGGGCGGCTCTCGAGAAGATCCGAAGGACGATCCGGGCGGCAGCGCCGAAAGCCACCGAGGTGATCAGCTACCAGATGCCGGCCTTCAGGGACACGCGCCTTCTGGTGGCGTTCGCGGCTTTCAAGAACCATTGCAGCTTGTTCCCGATGAGCATGGCGGCCATGGCTGCGCACAAGGCGGAGCTCGCCCGATTCGAGACCGCCAAAGGAACGATCCGGTTCACGGTCGACAAGCCGCTCCCCGCCTCTCTGGTCCGAAAGATCGTGAAGGCGAGGGTGGCGGAGAACGCGGCGAAGGACGTAGGCCGCCGGCTGTTCTAG
- the argJ gene encoding bifunctional glutamate N-acetyltransferase/amino-acid acetyltransferase ArgJ, whose translation MRLPKGFLASGVRAGIRKKRPDVAMIVAPDGAAAAAIFTKTQLQAAPVVLSRLAMRKNGGRVRAAVVNAGCANAVTGRAGLDAARRVRERAASLLSCSPEEIFLASTGVIGVVLPDAKVRAALPDAINRLSPSGLDAASQAILTTDVGPKVAHATFRHGARRGRVVGFAKGAGMIHPNMATMLAFVLTDVEASPALLKAALVEAADRSFHTISVDGDTSTNDSVLLMASGKLGGAALTSFDEASAFRQALIAVCRDLAHMIVRDGEGATRLMEINVCGARSERDAKAATHAVATSPLVKTALAGGDPNWGRILAAVGRSGARFSSRRVSLSVGGLSLVVGGEPALYREKDAVRLFSKERVVVTVDLGAGKATSSRVTCDLGHDYITMNAEYRT comes from the coding sequence TTGAGGCTGCCCAAGGGGTTTCTCGCGAGCGGCGTCCGCGCCGGGATCCGGAAGAAGCGCCCCGACGTCGCGATGATCGTCGCCCCCGACGGCGCCGCGGCCGCCGCGATCTTCACGAAGACGCAGCTCCAGGCCGCCCCGGTCGTCCTCTCGCGCCTCGCGATGCGGAAGAACGGCGGACGCGTCCGGGCCGCCGTCGTCAACGCGGGGTGCGCCAACGCCGTCACCGGCCGCGCGGGACTGGACGCGGCGCGCCGGGTGCGGGAAAGGGCGGCTTCGCTTCTTTCATGTTCTCCCGAAGAGATCTTCCTCGCCTCGACCGGCGTCATCGGCGTCGTCCTCCCGGACGCGAAGGTCCGCGCGGCCCTCCCCGACGCGATCAACCGCCTCTCCCCGTCCGGCCTCGACGCCGCCTCGCAGGCGATCCTGACGACCGACGTCGGACCGAAGGTCGCGCACGCGACCTTCCGTCATGGCGCCCGGCGGGGGCGCGTCGTCGGCTTCGCGAAGGGGGCGGGGATGATCCACCCGAACATGGCGACGATGCTCGCCTTCGTTCTCACGGACGTCGAGGCTTCGCCTGCGCTCCTCAAGGCCGCGCTCGTCGAGGCGGCGGACCGGAGCTTCCACACGATCTCGGTGGACGGCGACACCTCGACGAACGACTCGGTGCTGCTGATGGCCTCGGGAAAGCTCGGCGGTGCGGCGCTGACGTCGTTCGACGAGGCTTCCGCGTTTCGTCAGGCGCTGATCGCAGTCTGCCGGGACCTCGCCCACATGATCGTGCGGGACGGCGAGGGGGCGACCCGCCTGATGGAGATCAACGTGTGCGGTGCACGGAGCGAGCGCGACGCGAAGGCGGCGACGCACGCCGTGGCGACCTCCCCTCTCGTGAAGACCGCCCTCGCGGGGGGGGACCCGAACTGGGGGCGCATCCTGGCGGCCGTCGGTCGGAGCGGGGCGCGGTTCTCGAGCCGGCGCGTGTCGCTGTCGGTGGGGGGGCTTTCCCTCGTGGTCGGCGGCGAGCCGGCGCTCTACCGCGAGAAGGACGCCGTCCGCCTCTTCTCGAAGGAGAGGGTCGTCGTGACGGTGGACCTCGGCGCGGGGAAGGCGACGTCGTCGAGGGTCACCTGCGATCTCGGCCACGACTACATCACGATGAACGCGGAGTACAGGACGTAG
- the argH gene encoding argininosuccinate lyase — MWGGRFQGDPSALLRALNDSFAVDHVLLDEDIEGSIAWAVALRRAGVLKETEAKRITHALAEIREACKVSPPSTSRHEDVHSFVEAALALKVGPLAGKLHTGRSRNDQVATDFRLHLLRALAAARGAALDLAAALARRAIEEAATPMPGYTHLKQAEPVTFGHWCLAYVEMLLRDADRLAAARDRGDECPLGSAALAGTPLPIDRHRLAKSLGFARPSANSIDAVSDRDTAIDFLAAASILLMHLSRLAEDLIFFTSDEAAYLELPDRLATGSSRMPHKKNPDILELTRGHAARSIGDLTGLLSLMKGLPLAYDKDMQLDKEPVFRAGATLALVLPAISAIVDGVRLNRERMREAASGDLPLATELADSLARRGVAFRDAHEIVGLRIAAAVRRRVALADLPVGSGVTRSDLASLDVMKALNRRRALGGTAPARVKAAARAALARIGRKRGSR, encoded by the coding sequence ATGTGGGGCGGCCGCTTCCAGGGAGATCCGAGCGCGCTCCTCCGGGCGCTGAACGACTCGTTCGCCGTCGATCACGTGCTCCTCGACGAGGACATCGAGGGATCGATCGCCTGGGCCGTCGCGCTCCGCCGCGCAGGAGTCCTCAAGGAGACCGAGGCGAAGAGGATCACGCACGCGCTCGCGGAGATCCGCGAGGCGTGCAAGGTTTCGCCCCCGAGCACATCCCGGCATGAGGACGTGCACTCCTTCGTCGAGGCGGCGCTCGCCCTGAAGGTCGGCCCCCTCGCCGGCAAGCTCCACACGGGCCGCTCGCGAAACGATCAGGTGGCGACCGACTTCAGGCTCCACCTCCTGCGCGCCCTCGCCGCCGCGCGGGGCGCCGCCCTCGACCTCGCCGCGGCCCTCGCCCGACGCGCGATCGAGGAGGCGGCGACGCCGATGCCCGGCTACACGCACCTCAAGCAGGCCGAGCCCGTCACCTTCGGCCACTGGTGCCTCGCGTACGTCGAGATGCTCCTTCGGGACGCCGACCGCCTCGCCGCCGCCCGCGATCGGGGGGATGAATGCCCGCTCGGCTCGGCGGCGCTCGCCGGCACTCCCCTGCCGATCGATCGCCATCGCCTCGCGAAGTCCCTCGGCTTCGCGCGGCCGTCGGCAAATTCCATCGACGCCGTCTCGGATCGCGACACGGCGATCGACTTCCTCGCCGCCGCGTCGATCCTGCTCATGCACCTGTCGCGCCTCGCGGAGGATCTGATCTTCTTCACCTCGGACGAGGCCGCGTACCTCGAGCTCCCCGACCGCCTCGCGACGGGCTCCTCGCGCATGCCGCACAAGAAGAACCCCGACATCCTCGAGCTGACGCGCGGCCACGCCGCCCGCTCGATCGGCGATCTGACCGGGCTCCTCTCCCTGATGAAGGGGCTCCCCCTCGCCTACGACAAGGACATGCAGCTCGACAAGGAGCCGGTCTTCCGCGCCGGGGCCACGCTCGCCCTCGTCCTCCCCGCGATCTCCGCGATCGTGGACGGCGTGCGCCTCAACCGCGAGCGGATGCGCGAGGCGGCCTCGGGGGACCTTCCGCTTGCGACCGAGCTGGCCGACTCGCTCGCGCGGCGCGGCGTTGCCTTCCGCGACGCCCACGAGATCGTCGGACTTCGTATCGCCGCGGCTGTAAGACGCCGCGTCGCCTTGGCCGACTTGCCAGTGGGGTCGGGGGTCACCCGGTCCGATCTCGCCTCGCTCGACGTGATGAAGGCGCTGAACCGCCGGCGCGCCCTCGGCGGGACGGCCCCGGCGCGCGTGAAGGCCGCCGCCCGCGCCGCCCTGGCGCGGATCGGGCGGAAGAGAGGCTCACGTTGA
- a CDS encoding argininosuccinate synthase, which yields MKTKVRRVALAYSGGLDTSIIIPWLKETYGCEVVAVTVDVGQQEETSGLGAKARRTGAAGFHLVDAREEFAKDYIFPVLRAGAIYERDYLLGTATARPLIAKKQAEIALATGCDAVAHGCTGKGNDQVRFELAYQALAPELSVIAPWREWGISSREEAIDYASARGIPVPVTKKDPYSRDRNLWHLSHEGGPLEDPAFEPEERMFQLTVSPRKAPATPERVTVGFESGIPVSVNGRKLSPAKLVETLNAIGGRHGVGRADLVENRLIGIKSRGVYETPGGTILVAALKALESLTLDRDSVHEKERLALRYAEIVYFGQWFSPLREALEGFMTSIAANVTGTVALKLYKGTAAVVGRESSRSLYSSRLASFDMSGYDAKDAAGFIHLFGLPTRGRARLAPREAIPVDARRAASK from the coding sequence ATGAAGACGAAGGTCCGCAGGGTCGCCCTCGCCTACTCCGGCGGGCTCGACACCTCGATCATCATCCCCTGGCTGAAGGAGACTTACGGCTGCGAGGTCGTCGCCGTGACGGTGGACGTCGGCCAGCAAGAGGAGACGTCGGGACTCGGCGCGAAGGCGCGCCGCACCGGCGCGGCCGGCTTCCACCTGGTGGACGCCCGGGAGGAGTTCGCGAAGGACTACATCTTCCCGGTCCTGCGGGCCGGCGCCATCTACGAGCGCGACTACCTCCTCGGCACCGCGACGGCGCGCCCGCTGATCGCGAAAAAGCAGGCCGAGATCGCCCTCGCGACCGGCTGCGACGCCGTCGCGCACGGCTGCACCGGCAAGGGGAACGACCAGGTGAGGTTCGAGCTCGCCTACCAGGCTCTCGCCCCGGAGCTCTCCGTCATCGCGCCGTGGCGAGAGTGGGGGATCTCCTCGCGCGAGGAGGCGATCGACTACGCCTCCGCGCGCGGCATCCCCGTCCCCGTCACGAAGAAAGACCCGTACTCGCGCGACCGGAATCTGTGGCACCTCTCGCACGAGGGAGGGCCCCTCGAGGACCCCGCCTTCGAGCCCGAGGAGAGGATGTTCCAGCTCACCGTCTCGCCGAGGAAGGCGCCGGCCACGCCCGAGCGCGTGACCGTCGGCTTCGAGTCGGGGATCCCCGTCAGCGTGAACGGGCGCAAGCTCTCCCCCGCGAAGCTCGTCGAGACGCTCAACGCGATCGGCGGGCGCCACGGCGTGGGCCGCGCCGATCTCGTCGAGAACCGCCTCATCGGGATCAAGTCGCGCGGCGTCTACGAGACGCCGGGGGGGACGATCCTCGTCGCGGCGCTGAAGGCGCTGGAGTCCCTCACCCTCGATCGCGACTCGGTGCACGAGAAGGAGCGCCTCGCCCTCCGCTACGCCGAGATCGTCTACTTCGGGCAGTGGTTCTCGCCGCTGCGCGAGGCGCTCGAGGGGTTCATGACGTCGATCGCCGCGAACGTCACCGGCACGGTCGCCCTCAAGCTCTACAAGGGGACGGCCGCCGTCGTCGGCCGCGAGTCGAGCCGTTCGCTCTATTCGAGCCGCCTCGCCTCGTTCGACATGAGCGGCTACGACGCGAAGGACGCCGCCGGCTTCATCCACCTCTTCGGCCTCCCCACCCGCGGCCGGGCCCGCCTCGCCCCGCGCGAGGCCATCCCCGTCGACGCGCGCCGCGCGGCCTCGAAGTGA
- a CDS encoding acetylornithine/succinylornithine family transaminase — MALPEESTSAVEERERAFLLGTYTRRAFHPRRGRGARLFDADGKEHWDLLAGIAVNALGHAHPALIRALRDESKNLLHISNLFYHPAQGLLAERLVRGSGLSRVFFCNSGTEANEAALKLARLKNPGRTEIVALTESFHGRTLGSVSITGHEAYRAPFHPLVPGARFVAPNDEAALASAVSSATLAIFVEPIQGEGGIIPMTPSFLALARRLADRTGALLVFDEIQCGLGRTGSLFAFQRTGVVPDIVTMAKPLGGGLPLGAVVTGPALDGVIKPGQHGTTFGGNPIACRLGLTLLDEIERKGLLAKVAAMGAWFGKTLRKAQKKCRAITDVRGAGLMWGIEMDREAGPVAKELLARGFVVGTSRERVLRILPPYVVPRAALSKFVVTLTQILTDAQPSSEMTP; from the coding sequence TTGGCGCTGCCTGAAGAGTCCACATCGGCCGTGGAGGAGCGGGAGCGCGCCTTCCTCCTCGGCACGTACACGCGGCGCGCCTTCCATCCCCGGCGCGGGCGGGGGGCCCGCCTCTTCGACGCCGACGGGAAGGAGCACTGGGATCTCCTCGCGGGGATCGCGGTCAACGCGCTCGGGCACGCGCACCCCGCGCTGATCCGGGCGCTTCGCGACGAGTCGAAGAATCTCCTGCACATCTCGAACCTCTTCTACCACCCGGCGCAGGGGCTCCTCGCCGAGAGGCTCGTGCGGGGCTCCGGGCTCTCGCGCGTCTTCTTCTGCAACAGCGGCACCGAGGCGAACGAGGCGGCGCTGAAGCTCGCGCGGCTGAAAAACCCGGGGCGCACCGAGATCGTCGCCCTCACGGAGAGCTTTCACGGGCGCACCCTCGGCTCGGTCTCGATCACGGGGCACGAGGCCTACCGCGCGCCGTTCCACCCGCTGGTTCCCGGAGCGCGGTTCGTGGCGCCGAACGACGAGGCCGCGCTCGCATCGGCGGTCTCTTCAGCGACGCTGGCGATCTTCGTCGAGCCGATCCAGGGAGAAGGGGGGATCATCCCGATGACCCCCTCGTTCCTCGCCCTCGCGCGCCGCCTCGCCGATCGGACCGGCGCCCTGCTTGTTTTCGACGAGATTCAATGCGGCCTCGGCCGCACGGGGTCGCTCTTCGCCTTTCAGCGCACGGGGGTCGTCCCCGACATCGTCACGATGGCGAAGCCCCTCGGCGGCGGCCTCCCCCTCGGCGCCGTCGTGACCGGCCCGGCGCTCGACGGGGTCATCAAGCCGGGGCAGCACGGCACGACCTTCGGCGGCAACCCCATCGCGTGCCGCCTCGGCCTCACCCTCCTCGACGAGATCGAGCGGAAGGGCCTCCTCGCGAAGGTCGCGGCGATGGGTGCATGGTTCGGGAAGACGCTCCGGAAGGCTCAGAAGAAATGCCGCGCGATCACCGACGTCCGGGGCGCGGGTCTCATGTGGGGGATCGAGATGGATCGGGAGGCCGGTCCCGTGGCGAAGGAGCTCCTCGCCCGCGGATTCGTCGTCGGGACGTCGCGGGAGCGGGTCCTCAGGATCCTCCCGCCGTACGTCGTCCCCCGGGCGGCCCTCTCGAAGTTCGTCGTCACGCTCACGCAGATTCTCACGGACGCGCAACCATCATCGGAGATGACTCCATGA